TACATACTCTAACTTGGCACTGATTACACATTCTAGTTCAGACTTCATCTTGGATTTTGCATGTGCACTTCCTGGCATGCCTGCACCTCAGATCAAGAGTCGTGTTATCATGGCACCTGAACATGCTAAGCGATTGCTCCAGGCATTGCAGAGCAATATTTATAACTACGAGCAGTCCTTCGGTAAAATTAAGTTGTCTGATGAGCAAGAACGTACAATCGCTCCATTCGGCACACCAAAGGGTGAGGCATAATGTACTACAA
The sequence above is drawn from the Fusobacterium sp. SYSU M8D902 genome and encodes:
- a CDS encoding DUF3467 domain-containing protein gives rise to the protein MEENKNNQQQQNQFQMGISPEVAEGTYSNLALITHSSSDFILDFACALPGMPAPQIKSRVIMAPEHAKRLLQALQSNIYNYEQSFGKIKLSDEQERTIAPFGTPKGEA